The DNA segment TCCCTCAGATTCGGTGGCGCTGGCGATACGTAGTGGGGCCGCCATCTTTGTGGATGATGCGGTCATGAACTCCGAGGGGACGGTTTTTGATGATACCCAGCAAGCCGACTCCGGACCCGAAGTCGTACAGGAGGAGATCGTCGGCGAATTTCGTGACTTCCTCAAGTCGATACGACCGGAGGATTTTTCCGAGTAGGTAACCCGCTACGTCGGTACGTTAGCAGGCCACGATACCGGCCAACGTTCATCCGTATAATGTCGCCTTGCTGCGATTGCAAATCGAGGGATTCACCTCTCCTTGTCGCTTTTTTAACTACGCTACAGAGGAAAACAAGGAGGTCCTATCCAGTGAAGGTGGCGCTCATCGTCGTTGGCGTGCTCATTGTTTGCATCGTCGGTGCCTACTTCGTATCCACTTCGCTCGGCGTGGCGGCAACCATTGGGGGTACTTTCTTCATGATTGTCTTTGGCTTAGCCCTCTTTCGTCGCCCACTCCGTGACGAGGATGAGCTCTATGATGAAGGCACGACTCATGACGATTGATCCGTCAACCTTTTGAGGCTGACCAGCGCATTCTCGAGCAGCAGGCCACGTAGACCCGAGCTGAGTTCAACAAGCTCTTCTAGCTCCTCACCAGCTCGCCGTCGACCCTCTGGGCTCCGTTGACGAACGAGCGGCATGAGGAGCTGTTCGATGAGCCCCACCTCGCGATCGGTAGAGGTGCGATAGTGTCGTAGGTGTCGCGGTTCAAGTCCGAACTTGGCAAAGGAGTGAATAGTTCGGGCGATCTCTATCTCGATAGGGGCGAAGTGACGTTGACCAGCGACGGTAACGCCGGCGATGAGCCCGTTACGAATCATCTCATCGATGGCAGTGGCTGGAGCCCCAGTAAGGCGGGCGAGTTCATCGATGGGAAACAGCTCTGGTCGACTAGTGGAGAGCGGGGCATCGTCGCTGTGAGCGACCTCCGGGGTCGACGGTTCTTCGGTCTCCTGGGAAAATAGGTCGACGCGCGTGTCCGCATCGAGATGTTCCTTGATTTTGCGAAGCGGCATGTAGGTCGATTTTTGGAGCCGCAGGACCTCGCAGAGCCGTTCTATGTCTGGCTGGTAAAACTTTCGGTACCCGGCGGCATTGCGCTCGGGTGCGATCAACCCTTGGCTCTCGAGAAAACGAATCTTGGAGATCGTCACCTCGGGGAACTCC comes from the Ferrimicrobium sp. genome and includes:
- a CDS encoding MerR family transcriptional regulator, with the translated sequence MRGESAKEFSIKEVLTLLQQEFPEVTISKIRFLESQGLIAPERNAAGYRKFYQPDIERLCEVLRLQKSTYMPLRKIKEHLDADTRVDLFSQETEEPSTPEVAHSDDAPLSTSRPELFPIDELARLTGAPATAIDEMIRNGLIAGVTVAGQRHFAPIEIEIARTIHSFAKFGLEPRHLRHYRTSTDREVGLIEQLLMPLVRQRSPEGRRRAGEELEELVELSSGLRGLLLENALVSLKRLTDQSS